One window from the genome of Bacillus tianshenii encodes:
- a CDS encoding folylpolyglutamate synthase/dihydrofolate synthase family protein — protein MITTIEEAMNWIHSREKFGMKPGLERMEWMLEELGNPERRLKTIHIAGTNGKGSVVSFLRHMFQQSNLVVGTFTSPYIESFHERISVNGEPISDDDLLKAVNDVKPLVEQLDNNAELGAPTEFEVVTVMAIQYFARTAYPDLVLFETGLGGRLDSTNIIHPLVSIITNIGHDHLNILGDTIEEIAREKAGIIKSGVPVITGVTQPEALEVIEDEMKGKRTKIYRANKEFMTLNEQRTETGETFSFQSPFMNVDNLEITMKGLHQVKNASLALMTVDYLKRFYSLIVDEEEMREGLKKASWPARFEVVQQNPTVIIDGAHNPEGMQTLQQTVERYYPGKNVHVIFAALHDKKLDEMLNVLDDFAESLSFVDFDFPRAAKAEDLYEISKAEKKAVYESWQEAYETVKGYAGEGDVILFAGSLYFVAGVRAELI, from the coding sequence ATGATTACAACAATCGAAGAAGCAATGAATTGGATTCATAGCAGAGAGAAATTCGGTATGAAGCCGGGCTTAGAGCGGATGGAATGGATGCTAGAGGAGCTTGGCAACCCAGAGCGCCGTTTGAAAACGATTCATATCGCAGGAACGAACGGCAAAGGGTCTGTCGTCAGCTTTCTTCGTCATATGTTCCAGCAGTCTAACCTTGTTGTGGGGACATTCACTTCTCCGTACATCGAGTCATTTCATGAGCGGATTAGTGTGAATGGCGAGCCGATTAGTGATGATGACCTGCTTAAAGCGGTCAATGATGTGAAGCCGCTCGTCGAACAGCTCGATAACAATGCGGAATTAGGCGCACCGACTGAATTTGAAGTCGTTACCGTAATGGCAATTCAATATTTTGCCCGCACGGCTTATCCAGACCTTGTTCTATTTGAAACAGGGCTTGGCGGCCGTCTAGATTCAACCAATATCATTCATCCACTCGTCTCGATTATTACAAATATCGGTCATGACCACTTAAATATATTAGGCGACACAATCGAAGAAATTGCCCGTGAAAAAGCCGGCATCATCAAATCAGGTGTTCCAGTCATCACAGGCGTCACACAGCCTGAAGCCCTAGAAGTTATCGAAGACGAAATGAAAGGCAAACGCACAAAGATCTATCGTGCCAACAAGGAATTTATGACGCTGAACGAGCAACGCACAGAAACAGGTGAAACATTCAGCTTCCAGTCACCATTTATGAACGTAGACAACCTGGAAATCACCATGAAAGGCTTGCACCAAGTGAAAAATGCGTCCCTTGCGCTAATGACTGTTGATTACTTGAAACGCTTTTATTCCTTAATTGTAGACGAAGAGGAAATGCGCGAAGGCCTAAAGAAAGCAAGCTGGCCTGCCCGATTTGAGGTTGTCCAACAGAACCCAACCGTCATAATCGACGGTGCCCACAACCCAGAAGGCATGCAGACACTACAGCAAACAGTGGAACGCTACTACCCTGGTAAAAACGTACACGTTATTTTTGCAGCTCTTCACGATAAAAAGTTAGATGAAATGCTAAACGTGCTGGACGACTTTGCAGAAAGCCTTTCATTTGTCGATTTCGACTTCCCTCGCGCAGCCAAAGCAGAAGACTTATACGAAATCTCCAAAGCTGAAAAAAAAGCCGTGTATGAAAGCTGGCAGGAAGCATATGAAACAGTGAAGGGATATGCTGGTGAGGGAGATGTGATTCTCTTTGCTGGGTCGTTGTATTTTGTGGCTGGGGTGCGTGCTGAATTAATTTAA